A stretch of DNA from Candidatus Pseudomonas phytovorans:
AGCCCGTCTGCCCTGATTTCACCCACCAGAGGACCTTCGCTCGCTCATGCGTTGCCTGATGTTCGTTTGCCTGCTGATCTGCAGCCTGCCCACCGTCGCCCTCGACCGCTCGCGGGTCGAAGGCTACCTGCTGCCCAATGGCCTGCAGGTGATCCTGAAAAACGGCTACGAGCGCGATCATGTGGCGATCCGCCTGGTGGTCGGGGTAGGCCTGGACGACTTCGACTGCGAGCAGAAAGAGCTGCCCCACCTGCTTGAGCACCTGCTGTTCAGCGGCATCGACGAAACAGGCGAGGGCGGCCTGGAAGAACGCCTGCAAGCGCTTGGAGGCGAGTGGAACGCTTACACCAGCAGCGCCGACACCACCTTCGTTATCGAAGCCCCGGCGCGCAACCAGCGCAAAGTACTCGACCTGCTGCTGGCGGTTATCCGCGACACTCAGATCGATGCCAAGGCCCTTACCACCGCCAAGCGCATCATCGAACGCGAGGATGGCGGCCATTACGGCCACCTGCAGCGCTGGCTCGACCGCCAGGATATCGGCCACCCCGCCAGCGGCCAATTGGCGACCGAACTGGGCCTCAAATGCCCGGAGCGCTCCAACCTCGACGACATGACCCTGGAGCAGGTACAGGCCCTGCGTGACCACTGGTACGCCGCCAACAACATGACCCTGATCATGGTAGGCGGCCTCGACCGTCTGCTGCCTGCCTACCTGGAACGCACCTTTGGCGAGCTGCCAGCCACCGAACCGGAAGAGCGCCGCAACCTCGAAAGCATCACGCGACAGGCCGAGCAGCGCCGCAACCTGACCCGCGGCTGGCTGGGCGATAGCGTCAAACTGCACTGGCTGTTCATCGAGCCGGTGCTGGACAACGACCATCAGGCCACGCTCGACCTGCTGTCGCGTTACCTGGACTGGACGCTGTACGACCAGCTACGCCTGCGCAACGGGCTGTCCTACGGCCCCTCGGTACAACGTGAAAGCTTCGGTGATACCGGCCTGATCAGCCTCAACGCCGACCTGGAGCGCGATGACATCGACAAGGCCGTGGAGGTAATGCAGGCGCTGTTCGACCACCTGCGCAAAGAAGGCCTCGACCCGGACACCTTCGCCCGTATCAAGGACGCCAGCGTAGCCAAGGAGAGCTGGAGCACCCAAGGTAACAGCGCCCTGGCAGACTATTACTGGGGTGCGTTGAACGACTATACCGACGGGCGCTTTGCCAACCCGGTGCGCAAGCTGCGCCAGGTGAGCCTGGAGCAGGCCAACCAGGCGTTGAAGGAGCTGCTCAAGGAAGACGGGTATGTACGGATCGAAAAGCCGCTACTTGGATATGACGAACTGTACGGGCTGATGGCTTTGTTGGCGGGGCTGATTCTGGCGGCGGGGTTACTGCGCTGGCGCCGGCATGGGCCTGAACGGCCGAGTGGTGCTACACGGCAGCGGTGAATCGGCGGTATCCTTTTGCCAGTACCGGCCCTTTCGCGGGTAAACCCGCTCCCACAGGGACTTCACAGTATCTGAATCTGTGGTGATCCTGTGGGAGCGGGTTTACCCGCGAAGAGGCCGGCACAGCCACCTCATTCTCTCTGTTGTAGCCCCTAATGCCCCAAATCCCCCATATCGTCCTGCGCATCATCGAACTGCTCAAACGCTACCCCGGTATCATCGCGCTCGGCGGTTTCCTCTCCGGTATCGGCAGTTTCATCCTGGTCGACCGCCAGGCCGGCCTGGCCAGCTGGGTCGCGGTGCTCATGCTGGTCAGCTGGGTCTGGCTGATGCTGGAAAACACCCTCACCGGCCTGTTTGCGCGCACCTTCAACCGTGAAATCCCGCAGCCTCTGTTGCGCTACGCGACGCAGATGATCCACCAGGAAACGCTGTTCTTCGTGCTGCCGTTCTTCTTCATCACCACTACCTGGAACAGCGGCCAGTTGGTGTTCACCGGTTTGCTCGGTGCCGCGGGCCTGATTTCGATCATCGATCCGCTGTACTACAAATGGCTGGCACCGCGGCGCTGGTTGTTCCTGGCGCTGCATACCCTGACGCTGTTCGCCGCGCTGTTGACCGCGCTGCCGATCATCCTGCACCTGACCACCGCGCAAAGCTTCAAGCTGGCCCTGATTGCGGCCATGGTGCTGTCGTTTCCCAGCCTGGCCAGCAGCTTCCCGATCAACACCTGGCGCCGCGGCGTGGCACTGGTGCTGGTTACCTTGTCGGTCGGTGCCGGTGGCTGGCTGTTGCGTTCCTGGGTGCCACCGGCAACCCTGTGGATGACCGACGTGGCAGTAAGCACCGAAGTCATCAACCGCCAGCCAGGCGAGTCGCTGGACGAAATTGCCGCCAGCCGCATACGCAGCAGCGGCCTGTACGCCTACACCGCCATCAACGCACCACGCGGCCTGAACGAGCGGATCTACCATGTGTGGCAAAAGGACGGTAAAGAAGTCGACCGCATCGCCCTGGACATCCACGGCGGGCGCAAGGAAGGCTACCGGGCCTGGACCCACAAGCAGAATTTCCCGCCGAACCCGGTCGGCAAATGGCAGGTGAGGGTGCTGACAGAGGATGGCCAAGTGATTGGCGTACTGCGCTTCAAGGTGACCGACGATACCCCGGGGCCGTGATTGAAAGGGGGCGCCTTGCGCCCCAAGCCCCCCACACACAGCACATAATCACCAAACAGCCCATGCCCGCTGCGCTATGATCAGGCCCTAAGCCTTAGCGCCGAGTCAAATGCATGGAGCCTGTGACCACCCCCAGCGCCACCCTGGACGCCAGTAGCCAACCGGCCTGCCTGCGCATAACCGGTGACTGGACCCTGGCGCACTACGCCAGCCTCAAGCGCGAGAGCGAACCTCTGCGCGCGCAATGCACTGCCGATACCGTCGCCGACCTCAGCCAGCTGGGCCGCCTGGACACCGCCGGGGCGTCGCTGCTGGCCGAGCTGCTCGGCTCCGAGCGCCTCTCACACTGTACCGAGGACTTGCCCGAAGCCAGCCGCGCACTGCTCAAGAACGTCTACTGCTCGGTCCAGGACTACTGCATCCCGGTCAAGGAGCCCGAGCGCAACGTACTGCTGATGCTGCTGGAACGCATCGGCCGCGCCGTCGGCACACTGTGGCAAGACTCCATGCAGTTGCTCGGCTTCATCGGTGTCATCCTCGAAACCCTGCTACGCCGCGCCCTGACACCACACCGCTGGCGCATCACCCCGGTCGTGGCACACATCGAACAAACCGGCCTTGATGCCGCACCCATTGTCGCCTTGCTGACCTTCCTGGTAGGCGCGGTGGTGGCGTTCCTCGGTGCCACAGTGCTGGCCGCGTTCGGCGCGACCATTTTCACCGTCGATCTGGTGGCGTTCTCGTTCCTGCGCGAGTTCGCCGTATTGCTGACTGCCATTCTCATGGCCGGCCGCACTGCCAGCGCGTTCACCGCGCAGATAGGCTCGATGAAGGCCAATGAGGAAATCGACGCCATCCGCACCCTGGGCCTGAACCCGATGGAGTTGCTGGTGGTGCCACGGGTATTGGCCCTGTTGATTTCGCTGCCCCTGCTCACCTTCATCGCGATGATCTGCGGCATCGTCGGCGGCGCTGTGGTGTGCGCCTTGTCGCTGGGCATCTCGCCGGCCATGTTCCTGTCGTTGCTGCAAAGCGACATCGGCGTGCAGCACTTTCTGGTGGGCCTGGCCAAGGCGCCGTTCTTCGCCTTCCTGATTGCCGCCATCGGCTGCCTCGAAGGCTTCAAGGTCAGCGGCAGCGCCGAATCGGTGGGCGCACACACCACCTCGGCGGTGGTGCAGTCGATTTTCGTGGTCATCGTGCTGGACGCCGTGGCCGCGCTGTTCTTCATGGAGATGGGTTGGTGACTGATCGGGAAAAAGTGATCGAAGCCCGCGGCATCTGCAACCGCTTCGGCCGCCAGGTGGTGCATGAAAACCTGGACCTGGACCTGTACCGTGGCGAAATCCTGGCTGTGGTCGGTGGTTCGGGCAGCGGCAAGTCGGTACTGCTGCGCAGCATCATCGGCCTGCGCCGGCCCAATGAAGGGCTGATCAAGGTGTTCGGCCAAGACCTTGCGGGCCTGCGCGAAGAACAGCGTTCGCTGGTCGAACGGCGCTTCGGCGTGCTGTTCCAGAAGGGCGCGCTGTTCTCGTCGCTGACCGTCACCGAGAACGTGGCTTTGCCGTTGATCGAGCATGCCGGGCTGTCCCGCGCCGATGCCGAGCACCTGGCCGGCGTGAAGCTGGCCTTGGCCGGGTTGCCCATCTCGGCCGCCGACAAGTATCCGTCCTCGCTGTCAGGGGGCATGATCAAGCGTGCAGCGCTGGCCCGAGCCCTGGCACTGGACCCGGACATCCTGTTCCTCGACGAACCTACCGCCGGCCTGGACCCGATCGGCGCCGCCGCGTTCGACCAGTTGATCCTGACCCTGCGCGATGCCCTGGGCCTGTCGGTGTTCCTCATCACGCACGACCTCGACACCCTGTACACCATTACCGACCGCATCGCGGTGCTGTCACAGAAAAAGGTCCTGGTAGCCGGCCCCCTGGCCGAGGTCGAGCAGACCAACGACGCCTGGATTCAAGAATACTTTCACGGCCCCCGCGGGCGCGCAGCCGAACAGGCCGCCACTCGTGCCGGGCAGGAGCGCTGAGCAATGGAAACCCGAGCCCATCACGTTCTTATCGGCCTGGTCACCGTCCTGGTGGCGGCGGGTGCCATGCTGTTCGGCCTGTGGCTGACCAAGTCCAGTGTCGATGACGCCTTCAAGGACTACGAAGTAGTGTTCAACGAAGCTGTCTCCGGCCTATCGCGGGGCAGCCCGGTGCAGTACAACGGCATCAAGGTGGGCGATGTGTCCACCCTGCGCCTGGACCCTAAAGATCCCCGCCGTGTACTGGCCCGGGTGCGCCTGAGCGGTGACACCCCGGTAAAAGAAGACACCCAGGCCAAGCTGACCCTGGCCGGCGTGACAGGCAACTCGTTCATCCAGCTCAGCGGGGGCACCCCGCAAAGCCCCGAACTCAAGGGCAAGGATGGCAAGCTGCCGGTGATCATCGCCTCGCCGTCGCCCATCTCGCGCCTGCTTAACGACAGCAGCGACCTCGTCACCAACATCAACCTGCTGCTGCACAACGCCAACCAGATGTTCTCCGAGGACAACATCGGCCACCTCAGCAACACCCTGGCCAACCTCGACAAGACCACCGGCGCCTTTGCCGGCCAGCACGGCAGCATCGCCGAGGCCATCGCACAGCTGGTGCAGGTGGGCAAACAGGCCAGCGCTACCCTGGCCGAAACCCAGGCGCTGATGCACAACGCCAATGGCCTGCTGGGCAGCGAAGGCAAACAGGCGATCGGCAGCGCCGAGCAGGCCATGCAGTCTTTGGCCGAAAGTACGGCAACCATCAACAACCTGCTCAAGAACAACAGTGAGGCCATCGGCGACGGCGCCCAAGGCCTGAACCAGCTGACCCCAGCCATTCGCGAGCTGCGCGAAACCCTCAACGCGCTCAAAGGCATTTCCCGGCAACTGGAGGCCGACCCGAGCGGCTACTTGCTTGGCCGCGACAACAACAAGGAGTTCCAGCCATGAAACCGTCGTTGCGTCTGCTGGCCCTGGCGGCCTCGCTGAGCCTGGCCAGTGCCTGCTCGATCCTGCCTCAGAGCGAACCCGTCGACCTCTACCGCCTGCCGGTGAACCAACCTAGCCGCACGGCGCCACCGCTGGACTGGTCATTGCGCCTGAACAAGCCGCTGGCCAGCGAAGTGCTGGCCGGGCCGCGCATTGCCGTCATTCCTCAAGGCGATGTGGTCAGCAGTTACAAGGGCGCACGCTGGAGCGATGCGGCCCCGGTGCTGCTGCGCAACCGCTTGCTTGATGGTTTCCAGCGTGACGGCCAAGTGCAGCGTCTTAGCGCCGACGACAGCAACCTGCAGGCCGATTACGAGCTGGCTGGCGAGCTGCAGGCGTTTCAGAGTGAATACCGCACGGGCGACGCAGTGGAAGTGGTGATCCGCTACGACGCGCGCCTGGTTCAGGGCCGCACCCAGCGCATCCTGGCAAGCAAGCGCTTCGAAATCCGCCAGCCGCTTGCCGACAAGCACGTGTCAGCGGTGGTCGCCGGCTTTGGTCAGGCCAGCGACCAACTGGTGGGCCAGGTGGTGAGCTGGACCATTGGCCAGGCCAACCAGGCACAGCTTAAGGTTCAGGCGAAGAACCAGTAGCAGACGAAGATCGCCGCAACCACACCAGAGAACTCGGCCAGCAGTGCGCAACCGACCGCATGGCGCACGCGCTGGATGCCCACGGCGCCAAAGTACACGGCCAGCACGTAGAAGGTGGTTTCGGTGCTGCCCTGAATCGTCGCCGCCACCAGGGCGGGGAAGCTGTCCACGCCTTGGGTCTGCATGGTCTCGATCAGCATGGCCCGCGCTGCGCTGCCGGAGAACGGCTTGACCAGCGCAGTGGGCAAACCCTCGACGAAGCGGGTGTCCAGGCCCATCCAGTTCACTGCATGGCGGATACCGTCCAGGGCCAGTTCCAGGGCGCCAGAAGCGCGCAGCACACCGACCGCCACCAGCATCGCCACCAGGTAGGGCAACAGGTTCTTGGCCACATCGAAGCCTTCCTTGGCGCCTTCAACAAAGGCTTCATACACCTTAACCCGCCTCAGGGCGCCAATCACCAGAAAGAGCATGATCACGCCAAACAGTGTGAGGTTGCCCAGGATCGACGACAGGCTGGCCAGCGCGGCGGCCGAAAGGGTGCCGAGGAAGGCCATGAAACCGCCCAGCAGCAAAGCGCCGGGGATGAAATAGGCAAGCACCACCGGGTCCCACAGGCGCAAACGCTGCATCACTGCCACCGACACCAGGCCGACCAGGGTCGACACGCTGGTAGCCAGCAGGATAGGCAGAAATACCATGGTCGGGTCTGGTGCGCCCTGCTGGGCCCGGTACATGAAGATGGTGACCGGCAGCAGCGTAAGCGACGAGGCGTTGAGCACCAGAAACAGAATCTGCGCGTTGCTCGCGGTGGTGCTGCTGGGATTCAGCTCCTGCAGCGCGCGCATGGCCTTCAGGCCAATCGGCGTGGCGGCGTTGTCCAGGCCCAGGCCGTTGGCGGCAAAGTTCATGGTGATCAGGCCCAGGGCCGGGTGGCCAGGCGGGACCTCGGGCATCAGACGGGCAAACAGCGGGCCCAGCACCTTGGCCAGCCATTCGACGATACCGGCCTTCTCGGCGATCTTCAAAAAACCCAGCCACAGGGTCAACGTGCCGAACAGCAGCACCATCACCTCGACCGACAGCTTGGCCATGGCGAAGATGCTTTCGACCATTGCCGCGAAGATGCCAGCGTTGCCGCCTATCAGCCATTGCGCCAGGGCAGACACCGCCGCCACCAGGAAAAAGCCAAGCCAAAGGCCGTTGAGCATCCGCGTATACCCCCTGAAAAATGCCCGAATGATAGCGGAAGTTGTCTGTATCGGCCTCATCGCCGGCAAGCCAGCTCCCACAGGTGATGCGCTGGCCTCGGGCCTTGTGATATCCCTGTGGGAGCTGGCTTGCCGGCGATAGGGCCGGTGCAGGCTCCCGTGATCACTACAGACAACAAAAAGCCCCGACAAGTCGGGGCTCTTGGTCAAACAGCTGTCAGACTCAGCGCTTGGCAGTCTCGCCAACCACCACAGCTTCCTGCTTGCCGGCCATCAGCGAGGCGTAGTATTGCTCGCCCTTGGCCGCGTCGTACATGCCTTCCCAGCGCGCGATGACCAATGCAGCCAGGGCGTTGCCCACCACGTTCAGCGCGGTACGGGCCATGTCCATGATGCGGTCGACACCGGCGATGAAGGCCAGGCCTTCCAGCGGGATGCCCACGCTGCCCAAGGTGGCCAGCAGGACCACGAACGATACGCCCGGTACGCCAGCGATACCCTTGGAGGTGACCATCAGGGTCAGCACCAGCAGCAGCTGCTGGCTCCACGACAGGTCGATACCGTACAGCTGGGCAATGAAGATTGCCGCGATGCTCTGGTACAGGGTCGAACCGTCAAGGTTGAAGGAGTAGCCAGTCGGTACCACGAACGAGCAGATCGACTTCGGCGCGCCGTACTTCTCCATCTTCTCGATCACGCGCGGCAGCACGGTTTCGGAGCTGGAGGTGGAGTAAGCCAGGATCAGCTCATCTTTCATGATGCGCATGATCTTGATCACCGAGAAGCCAAACAGGCGGGCGACCAGGCCCAGCACCATGAAGGCGAAGAAGGCGATGGCGAAGTACACCAGCAGCACCAGCTTGGCCAGCGGCAGCAGCGAGCTGAAGCCGAAGTTGGCCACGGTCACGGCGATCAGGGCGAACACGCCGATCGGGGCGTAGTTCATGATCATGTGGGTGACCTTGAACATGGTTTCCGATACGCCCTGGAAGGTGCGTACCAGCGGGTCGCGCAGGTCGGCCTGCAGGCTCGACAAGCCCAGGCCGAACAATACCGAGAAGAAGATGATCGGCAGCATTTCGCCACGCATCAGCGCTGCGAAGATGTTCGACGGGATCAGGTTCAGCAGGGTTTCAATGAACGCATGCTCATGCTGCACCTCGGCCGCAGTGGCCTGGTACTTGGAGATGTCCACGGTACCCAGGGTGCTCATGTCGATGCCAGCGCCCGGGTGGAACAGGTTGGCCAGCACCAGGCCCACGACGATGGCGATGGTGGTCACCACTTCGAAGTAGATGATGGTCTTCAGGCCGATGCTGCCCAGTTTCTTCGCATCGCCAACCCCGGCGATACCCACGATCAGCGACGAAATCACGATCGGGACGACGATCATCTTGATCAGGCGAATGAAGATGTCACCGGCCGGCTGGAGGACGTTGCTGATCCACCAGGCCTTTTCCGCGCTGAAGTGGTTCAGCAGCGCGCCGATTGCAACGCCCAGGACCAGACCGATGACGATCTGCCAGGCGAGGCTCAGTTTTGCCTTCTTCATGTCTTTACCCTTTGTTCTAGTGGTCATGGCACCGGACGAAAACGCCCGTGACAGAGCCATTGGCTAGGTCACGGGCGGTAAATCTTTGCATCCGGCGACTTCATGTAAGGACAGCGCAGGCGAGCGGCAGGGCGCTCTGGCCAGCGAAAAAGGCGGCAACTATTGCGATGGCAAGGGGGGAAATCTAATGCCGGAAACGCATACCCCATACCGTTTATGCATATCGATTTGCACGAAAACAGGGCGTTCGCAAGTGCTTGATTTATAACGTTCGGAATCCCGAACAAGACCAAACCGCCATATTTCGGCAGATTTAGCGGTATGGAAAGGGCGCGGAAGATGGCTTGTTCGACAATCCGAATGGCGGAAATGACACTTGAAGAAGCGCCATTGAGCTCGAAAAAAATTGACGTGCGGTCGAGAGAAAATGTGTCTCGAGGTAAAAATCGCGCAAGGGAAGAGGTGTTTCCTGCAGGGCTCCTCGGAAGTCAGGTCGGCTCAGGTATCCCTATGACACCGCCGACCTGAAACTTCCGATTCCGCCTTTCCTGACCCGGCCCATTGCTGGAGGTACTCCCTGTACCCCTAGGCCACTCCGATCCTGCAACAATCAGAACAGCCCGACCCCTTGGTCATGTGCCGCCCCTCCTCGGGGCGGCGCATCATAGAAGGCTGAAATATAGAAAGGTTCAGCTTCTATTACGTGACAGTCGGTGACCTTTCGTCCGTACCTGCAAAAAATGCTCAGTACCAGTTCGGGTCACGCTTGAGCTGCTCTTGCAGCATCGCCTTCATGCCGGCGTCGGGTTCGCCCAGCCATCGGTACTGCGCATGACGGGTGGGCGACTTGTCGCTCGGCAAACCTTCGGGTACCTCCACGAGCATCCCGTAGGCATCATCCTTGTCCCAGCTGAACGCCACGATCAGCCGCTTGTAGGTGCAGTTGTCCTGCGCCTCGCACAGTGGGCCGACCAGGTACTTGTCGCCATCTTCGGTAACGGCAGACATCTGCTGCTGGGCACTGCCGCTCAGATTGACCACCCAATCGGGCAGGCGTTCCTCGCCCTTGATCGTGTCCTGCCAGGTTTCCCGGTACTCCGGGTCCGAGCCGAGCAGCTGATCGACCCGGACCTGGCCGTCATTGGCCGCCATTGCCGCCGCACTGCCACCCAGTAACAGGGCGGCAGCCAGGGCTGTAGAAAGCTTCCTGCCCATCTTTAACCTCGTCCACGTCCAAAGAAGAAGGAGGCTACGAAC
This window harbors:
- a CDS encoding MlaD family protein; the protein is METRAHHVLIGLVTVLVAAGAMLFGLWLTKSSVDDAFKDYEVVFNEAVSGLSRGSPVQYNGIKVGDVSTLRLDPKDPRRVLARVRLSGDTPVKEDTQAKLTLAGVTGNSFIQLSGGTPQSPELKGKDGKLPVIIASPSPISRLLNDSSDLVTNINLLLHNANQMFSEDNIGHLSNTLANLDKTTGAFAGQHGSIAEAIAQLVQVGKQASATLAETQALMHNANGLLGSEGKQAIGSAEQAMQSLAESTATINNLLKNNSEAIGDGAQGLNQLTPAIRELRETLNALKGISRQLEADPSGYLLGRDNNKEFQP
- a CDS encoding DUF5924 family protein; the protein is MPQIPHIVLRIIELLKRYPGIIALGGFLSGIGSFILVDRQAGLASWVAVLMLVSWVWLMLENTLTGLFARTFNREIPQPLLRYATQMIHQETLFFVLPFFFITTTWNSGQLVFTGLLGAAGLISIIDPLYYKWLAPRRWLFLALHTLTLFAALLTALPIILHLTTAQSFKLALIAAMVLSFPSLASSFPINTWRRGVALVLVTLSVGAGGWLLRSWVPPATLWMTDVAVSTEVINRQPGESLDEIAASRIRSSGLYAYTAINAPRGLNERIYHVWQKDGKEVDRIALDIHGGRKEGYRAWTHKQNFPPNPVGKWQVRVLTEDGQVIGVLRFKVTDDTPGP
- a CDS encoding nucleoside recognition domain-containing protein, yielding MLNGLWLGFFLVAAVSALAQWLIGGNAGIFAAMVESIFAMAKLSVEVMVLLFGTLTLWLGFLKIAEKAGIVEWLAKVLGPLFARLMPEVPPGHPALGLITMNFAANGLGLDNAATPIGLKAMRALQELNPSSTTASNAQILFLVLNASSLTLLPVTIFMYRAQQGAPDPTMVFLPILLATSVSTLVGLVSVAVMQRLRLWDPVVLAYFIPGALLLGGFMAFLGTLSAAALASLSSILGNLTLFGVIMLFLVIGALRRVKVYEAFVEGAKEGFDVAKNLLPYLVAMLVAVGVLRASGALELALDGIRHAVNWMGLDTRFVEGLPTALVKPFSGSAARAMLIETMQTQGVDSFPALVAATIQGSTETTFYVLAVYFGAVGIQRVRHAVGCALLAEFSGVVAAIFVCYWFFA
- a CDS encoding MlaE family lipid ABC transporter permease subunit, whose amino-acid sequence is MEPVTTPSATLDASSQPACLRITGDWTLAHYASLKRESEPLRAQCTADTVADLSQLGRLDTAGASLLAELLGSERLSHCTEDLPEASRALLKNVYCSVQDYCIPVKEPERNVLLMLLERIGRAVGTLWQDSMQLLGFIGVILETLLRRALTPHRWRITPVVAHIEQTGLDAAPIVALLTFLVGAVVAFLGATVLAAFGATIFTVDLVAFSFLREFAVLLTAILMAGRTASAFTAQIGSMKANEEIDAIRTLGLNPMELLVVPRVLALLISLPLLTFIAMICGIVGGAVVCALSLGISPAMFLSLLQSDIGVQHFLVGLAKAPFFAFLIAAIGCLEGFKVSGSAESVGAHTTSAVVQSIFVVIVLDAVAALFFMEMGW
- a CDS encoding ABC-type transport auxiliary lipoprotein family protein, producing MKPSLRLLALAASLSLASACSILPQSEPVDLYRLPVNQPSRTAPPLDWSLRLNKPLASEVLAGPRIAVIPQGDVVSSYKGARWSDAAPVLLRNRLLDGFQRDGQVQRLSADDSNLQADYELAGELQAFQSEYRTGDAVEVVIRYDARLVQGRTQRILASKRFEIRQPLADKHVSAVVAGFGQASDQLVGQVVSWTIGQANQAQLKVQAKNQ
- the gltP gene encoding glutamate/aspartate:proton symporter GltP, producing the protein MKKAKLSLAWQIVIGLVLGVAIGALLNHFSAEKAWWISNVLQPAGDIFIRLIKMIVVPIVISSLIVGIAGVGDAKKLGSIGLKTIIYFEVVTTIAIVVGLVLANLFHPGAGIDMSTLGTVDISKYQATAAEVQHEHAFIETLLNLIPSNIFAALMRGEMLPIIFFSVLFGLGLSSLQADLRDPLVRTFQGVSETMFKVTHMIMNYAPIGVFALIAVTVANFGFSSLLPLAKLVLLVYFAIAFFAFMVLGLVARLFGFSVIKIMRIMKDELILAYSTSSSETVLPRVIEKMEKYGAPKSICSFVVPTGYSFNLDGSTLYQSIAAIFIAQLYGIDLSWSQQLLLVLTLMVTSKGIAGVPGVSFVVLLATLGSVGIPLEGLAFIAGVDRIMDMARTALNVVGNALAALVIARWEGMYDAAKGEQYYASLMAGKQEAVVVGETAKR
- a CDS encoding pitrilysin family protein — protein: MRCLMFVCLLICSLPTVALDRSRVEGYLLPNGLQVILKNGYERDHVAIRLVVGVGLDDFDCEQKELPHLLEHLLFSGIDETGEGGLEERLQALGGEWNAYTSSADTTFVIEAPARNQRKVLDLLLAVIRDTQIDAKALTTAKRIIEREDGGHYGHLQRWLDRQDIGHPASGQLATELGLKCPERSNLDDMTLEQVQALRDHWYAANNMTLIMVGGLDRLLPAYLERTFGELPATEPEERRNLESITRQAEQRRNLTRGWLGDSVKLHWLFIEPVLDNDHQATLDLLSRYLDWTLYDQLRLRNGLSYGPSVQRESFGDTGLISLNADLERDDIDKAVEVMQALFDHLRKEGLDPDTFARIKDASVAKESWSTQGNSALADYYWGALNDYTDGRFANPVRKLRQVSLEQANQALKELLKEDGYVRIEKPLLGYDELYGLMALLAGLILAAGLLRWRRHGPERPSGATRQR
- a CDS encoding inhibitor of vertebrate lysozyme family protein — protein: MGRKLSTALAAALLLGGSAAAMAANDGQVRVDQLLGSDPEYRETWQDTIKGEERLPDWVVNLSGSAQQQMSAVTEDGDKYLVGPLCEAQDNCTYKRLIVAFSWDKDDAYGMLVEVPEGLPSDKSPTRHAQYRWLGEPDAGMKAMLQEQLKRDPNWY
- a CDS encoding ATP-binding cassette domain-containing protein, giving the protein MTDREKVIEARGICNRFGRQVVHENLDLDLYRGEILAVVGGSGSGKSVLLRSIIGLRRPNEGLIKVFGQDLAGLREEQRSLVERRFGVLFQKGALFSSLTVTENVALPLIEHAGLSRADAEHLAGVKLALAGLPISAADKYPSSLSGGMIKRAALARALALDPDILFLDEPTAGLDPIGAAAFDQLILTLRDALGLSVFLITHDLDTLYTITDRIAVLSQKKVLVAGPLAEVEQTNDAWIQEYFHGPRGRAAEQAATRAGQER